A DNA window from Ctenopharyngodon idella isolate HZGC_01 chromosome 10, HZGC01, whole genome shotgun sequence contains the following coding sequences:
- the adarb1a gene encoding double-stranded RNA-specific editase 1a isoform X1, with protein MAQCQSCSQSMGAYYCLVRRRYKRRRKKRSERKGIISKTMNEGAGGRPRGQQKFCSLDVDDEKHMSSCSVDVKENRNLDNLSSKEALGEGPHVANGNTRGLSRKRPLEEGNKGHGHSKFRPKKRRKPQGPVLPKNALMQLNEIKPGLQYKLLSQTGPVHAPVFVMTVEVNGQFFEGSGPTKKKAKLNAAERALRSFVQFPNASEAHLAMGRTLTVNADFTSDQADFPDMLFNGFETPTPPDEPFYLSLGSNGSLCSLNEYPLPVTLKNNNRSHPPLPLPPALIMPPTGSGKNAVMILNELRPGLKYEFVAESGESHAKNFIMAVTVDTQMFQGSGRNKKLAKSRAAQAALSGLFNMQLDQTPSRQPIPREGLQLHLPQVLADAVSRLVVEKFSELTDNFTSPHARRKVLAGVVMTTGTNVKDAQVICVTTGTKCINGEYMSDRGLALNDCHAEIIARRSLLRYLYSQLEYFLSDSTEEHEKSIFRWCSEHGYRLKDDIQFHLYISTSPCGDARIFSPHEAGAEDQGDRHPNRKARGQLRTKIESGEGTIPVRTSNTIQTWDGVLQGERLLTMSCSDKIARWNVIGVQGSLLSYFTEPIYFSSLILGSLYHADHLSRAMYQRIADMDDLPQPFILNKPLLSGISNTEARQPGKAPNFSVNWTVGDQGLEIINATTGKDDLGRQSHLCKHALYSRWVCLHAKLSETLRIQGSCPGSYHEAKQAAVEYHAAKQTLFKAFNKAGLGAWVEKPIEQDQFSLTP; from the exons GTTCGTGTAGCGTGGACGTTAAGGAAAACCGCAACCTGGACAACCTCTCCTCCAAGGAAGCGCTGGGGGAGGGGCCTCACGTAGCCAATGGAAACACTCGAGGATTGAGCAGGAAACGCCCTCTGGAAGAGGGCAACAAAGGCCACGGGCACTCCAAATTCCGGCCCAAGAAGCGTAGGAAACCACAAGGGCCGGTCTTGCCGAAAAATGCTCTCATGCAACTGAATGAAATCAAACCTGGACTACAGTATAAACTTCTGTCGCAGACGGGGCCGGTACATGCACCCGTGTTCGTTATGACCGTTGAGGTTAACGGACAATTCTTTGAGGGCTCAGGCCCAACAAAGAAGAAAGCCAAACTGAATGCGGCTGAAAGAGCGCTGCGCTCTTTCGTTCAGTTCCCCAATGCATCCGAAGCTCATCTCGCAATGGGTCGCACACTGACAGTTAACGCAGACTTCACCTCAGATCAAGCGGATTTCCCTGACATGCTATTTAACGGATTTGAGACACCCACACCACCTGATGAGCCCTTCTACCTGAGTCTTGGCAGCAATGGGTCTCTCTGCTCTCTAAATGAATACCCTCTCCCTGTGActctgaaaaacaacaacaggtCACATCCTCCTCTCCCACTACCCCCTGCACTCATAATGCCCCCTACAGGGAGTGGCAAAAATGCTGTGATGATCCTAAACGAGCTTCGACCAGGATTGAAGTATGAGTTTGTGGCTGAGAGTGGTGAAAGCCATGCCAAAAACTTCATAATGGCAGTTACTGTGGATACACAGATGTTCCAAGGTTCCGGCCGGAATAAAAAACTGGCGAAATCAAGGGCAGCCCAAGCAGCATTGTCAGGTCTCTTTAACATGCAACTGGACCAGACTCCATCTCGACAGCCAATCCCCAGAGAGGGACTTCAGCTACACCTGCCTCAG GTCCTCGCAGACGCTGTCTCTCGTTTAGTTGTGGAAAAGTTTAGCGAGCTGACAGACAACTTCACGTCTCCACATGCACGGCGGAAAGTGCTTGCAGGTGTTGTCATGACAACCG GTACGAATGTGAAGGATGCTCAGGTTATTTGTGTCACCACGGGAACCAAGTGTATAAACGGAGAGTACATGAGTGATCGAGGACTAGCTCTTAATGACTGCCATGCTGAGATCATCGCACGCCGTTCCCTCCTCAGATACCTGTACAGTCAGCTGGAATACTTCCTCAg CGACAGCACTGAAGAACATGAGAAATCCATATTCAGATGGTGCAGTGAACACGGCTACCGGCTAAAAGATGATATTCAGTTCCATCTGTATATCAGCACGTCGCCCTGTGGAGACGCCCGGATTTTCTCCCCTCATGAGGCTGGTGCCGAGg ACCAGGGTGACCGGCATCCAAACCGCAAGGCACGCGGACAACTGCGAACCAAGATTGAGTCTGGAGAAGGTACGATACCCGTTCGTACGAGTAACACCATTCAGACCTGGGATGGAGTCTTGCAAGGAGAGCGACTGCTAACCATGTCATGTAGTGACAAGATTGCAAG ATGGAACGTGATCGGAGTGCAGGGGTCTCTTTTGAGTTACTTTACAGAACCCATCTATTTCTCCAGTTTAATTTTGGGAAGTCTGTACCATGCTGACCATCTTTCCAGAGCCATGTACCAACGTATTGCCGACATGGACGATCTGCCCCAGCCGTTCATTCTTAACAAGCCCCTTCTTAGCG GTATTAGTAACACAGAAGCAAGGCAACCTGGGAAAGCTCCCAACTTCAGTGTCAACTGGACAGTCGGAGATCAGGGTTTGGAGATCATTAATGCCACCACGGGGAAAGATGACCTCGGAAGACAGTCTCACCTCTGCAAACATGCCCTCTACAGTCGCTGGGTCTGTCTACATGCCAAG CTCAGTGAGACTCTGCGGATCCAAGGATCTTGTCCGGGCTCCTACCACGAGGCAAAACAAGCGGCAGTGGAGTATCACGCAGCTAAACAAACTCTCTTCAAAGCTTTCAACAAAGCGGGACTGGGAGCGTGGGTTGAAAAGCCCATCGAACAAGACCAGTTTTCCCTCACCCCTTAA
- the adarb1a gene encoding double-stranded RNA-specific editase 1a isoform X2 produces MNEGAGGRPRGQQKFCSLDVDDEKHMSSCSVDVKENRNLDNLSSKEALGEGPHVANGNTRGLSRKRPLEEGNKGHGHSKFRPKKRRKPQGPVLPKNALMQLNEIKPGLQYKLLSQTGPVHAPVFVMTVEVNGQFFEGSGPTKKKAKLNAAERALRSFVQFPNASEAHLAMGRTLTVNADFTSDQADFPDMLFNGFETPTPPDEPFYLSLGSNGSLCSLNEYPLPVTLKNNNRSHPPLPLPPALIMPPTGSGKNAVMILNELRPGLKYEFVAESGESHAKNFIMAVTVDTQMFQGSGRNKKLAKSRAAQAALSGLFNMQLDQTPSRQPIPREGLQLHLPQVLADAVSRLVVEKFSELTDNFTSPHARRKVLAGVVMTTGTNVKDAQVICVTTGTKCINGEYMSDRGLALNDCHAEIIARRSLLRYLYSQLEYFLSDSTEEHEKSIFRWCSEHGYRLKDDIQFHLYISTSPCGDARIFSPHEAGAEDQGDRHPNRKARGQLRTKIESGEGTIPVRTSNTIQTWDGVLQGERLLTMSCSDKIARWNVIGVQGSLLSYFTEPIYFSSLILGSLYHADHLSRAMYQRIADMDDLPQPFILNKPLLSGISNTEARQPGKAPNFSVNWTVGDQGLEIINATTGKDDLGRQSHLCKHALYSRWVCLHAKLSETLRIQGSCPGSYHEAKQAAVEYHAAKQTLFKAFNKAGLGAWVEKPIEQDQFSLTP; encoded by the exons GTTCGTGTAGCGTGGACGTTAAGGAAAACCGCAACCTGGACAACCTCTCCTCCAAGGAAGCGCTGGGGGAGGGGCCTCACGTAGCCAATGGAAACACTCGAGGATTGAGCAGGAAACGCCCTCTGGAAGAGGGCAACAAAGGCCACGGGCACTCCAAATTCCGGCCCAAGAAGCGTAGGAAACCACAAGGGCCGGTCTTGCCGAAAAATGCTCTCATGCAACTGAATGAAATCAAACCTGGACTACAGTATAAACTTCTGTCGCAGACGGGGCCGGTACATGCACCCGTGTTCGTTATGACCGTTGAGGTTAACGGACAATTCTTTGAGGGCTCAGGCCCAACAAAGAAGAAAGCCAAACTGAATGCGGCTGAAAGAGCGCTGCGCTCTTTCGTTCAGTTCCCCAATGCATCCGAAGCTCATCTCGCAATGGGTCGCACACTGACAGTTAACGCAGACTTCACCTCAGATCAAGCGGATTTCCCTGACATGCTATTTAACGGATTTGAGACACCCACACCACCTGATGAGCCCTTCTACCTGAGTCTTGGCAGCAATGGGTCTCTCTGCTCTCTAAATGAATACCCTCTCCCTGTGActctgaaaaacaacaacaggtCACATCCTCCTCTCCCACTACCCCCTGCACTCATAATGCCCCCTACAGGGAGTGGCAAAAATGCTGTGATGATCCTAAACGAGCTTCGACCAGGATTGAAGTATGAGTTTGTGGCTGAGAGTGGTGAAAGCCATGCCAAAAACTTCATAATGGCAGTTACTGTGGATACACAGATGTTCCAAGGTTCCGGCCGGAATAAAAAACTGGCGAAATCAAGGGCAGCCCAAGCAGCATTGTCAGGTCTCTTTAACATGCAACTGGACCAGACTCCATCTCGACAGCCAATCCCCAGAGAGGGACTTCAGCTACACCTGCCTCAG GTCCTCGCAGACGCTGTCTCTCGTTTAGTTGTGGAAAAGTTTAGCGAGCTGACAGACAACTTCACGTCTCCACATGCACGGCGGAAAGTGCTTGCAGGTGTTGTCATGACAACCG GTACGAATGTGAAGGATGCTCAGGTTATTTGTGTCACCACGGGAACCAAGTGTATAAACGGAGAGTACATGAGTGATCGAGGACTAGCTCTTAATGACTGCCATGCTGAGATCATCGCACGCCGTTCCCTCCTCAGATACCTGTACAGTCAGCTGGAATACTTCCTCAg CGACAGCACTGAAGAACATGAGAAATCCATATTCAGATGGTGCAGTGAACACGGCTACCGGCTAAAAGATGATATTCAGTTCCATCTGTATATCAGCACGTCGCCCTGTGGAGACGCCCGGATTTTCTCCCCTCATGAGGCTGGTGCCGAGg ACCAGGGTGACCGGCATCCAAACCGCAAGGCACGCGGACAACTGCGAACCAAGATTGAGTCTGGAGAAGGTACGATACCCGTTCGTACGAGTAACACCATTCAGACCTGGGATGGAGTCTTGCAAGGAGAGCGACTGCTAACCATGTCATGTAGTGACAAGATTGCAAG ATGGAACGTGATCGGAGTGCAGGGGTCTCTTTTGAGTTACTTTACAGAACCCATCTATTTCTCCAGTTTAATTTTGGGAAGTCTGTACCATGCTGACCATCTTTCCAGAGCCATGTACCAACGTATTGCCGACATGGACGATCTGCCCCAGCCGTTCATTCTTAACAAGCCCCTTCTTAGCG GTATTAGTAACACAGAAGCAAGGCAACCTGGGAAAGCTCCCAACTTCAGTGTCAACTGGACAGTCGGAGATCAGGGTTTGGAGATCATTAATGCCACCACGGGGAAAGATGACCTCGGAAGACAGTCTCACCTCTGCAAACATGCCCTCTACAGTCGCTGGGTCTGTCTACATGCCAAG CTCAGTGAGACTCTGCGGATCCAAGGATCTTGTCCGGGCTCCTACCACGAGGCAAAACAAGCGGCAGTGGAGTATCACGCAGCTAAACAAACTCTCTTCAAAGCTTTCAACAAAGCGGGACTGGGAGCGTGGGTTGAAAAGCCCATCGAACAAGACCAGTTTTCCCTCACCCCTTAA